From Oncorhynchus nerka isolate Pitt River unplaced genomic scaffold, Oner_Uvic_2.0 unplaced_scaffold_1227, whole genome shotgun sequence, one genomic window encodes:
- the dmtf1 gene encoding cyclin-D-binding Myb-like transcription factor 1 isoform X3 codes for MSTGEDEDSVTLESVNSVTLTQDSDGSIILHCPPHVSEGDESFEVTMTATDDSDITEEGVAQIQILQSEDPQNSEEISPVSQAWFTTKEDKDTLVNKGHKWKQGMWSKEEIDLLMSNIQQYVKGRGMEDPAEIIFEMSKEERKDFYRSVAWGLNRPLFAVYRRVLRMYDNRNHVGKYSPEEINKLKELRQQHGNDWATIGAALGRSASSVKDRCRLMKDTCNTGKWSEEEERRLSDSVYALAGVCPGRAVTGGVSWAAVADLVGTRSEKQCRSKWLNYLNWKQSGGTEWTKDQDLSLVHRIVELDVDDENELKWEELAGGWSSVRSPQWLRSKWWSIKRQVANHKELPFHVLLKGLQELMETQVPLGAGPGPGSPSLQIRVTRLEECCSSPSRPVTALQIPLQITHLDSAGVCVCELVCVY; via the exons atgAGCACGGGGGAAGACGAGGACTCGGTGACCCTGGAGTCTGTCAACTCGGTCACTCTCACCCAGGACAGCGACGGCAGCATCATACTACACTGTCCTCCACACG TGTCAGAGGGAGACGAGAGCTTCGAGGTGACTATGACCGCCACCGACGACAGTGACATTACGGAAGAGGGGGTGGCCCAGATACAG atcttGCAGAGTGAGGATCCTCAGAACAGTGAAGAGATATCTCCTGTCAGCCAGGCCTGGTTCACCACCAAGGAGGATAAAGACACACTGGTTAACAAAG GTCATAAGTGGAAACAAGGCATGTGGTCTAAAGAGGAGATCGACCTCCTGATGAGCAACATCCAACAATATgtgaag ggtcgGGGAATGGAGGACCCAGCtgagatcatctttgagatgtctAAGGAGGAGCGTAAGGATTTCTACCGCAGCGTGGCCTGGGGTCTGAACCGACCGCTGTTCGCCGTCTACCGACGAGTCCTCCGCATGTACGATAACCGCAACCATGTGGGCAA GTACTCTCCTGAGGAGATCAACAAGCTGAAAGA GCTGAGACAGCAGCATGGTAATGACTGGGCCACCATAGGAGCCGCTCTGGGCCGCAGCGCCTCATCTGTTAAAGACCGCTGCCGACTAATGAAGGACACCTGCAACACAG ggaagtggagtgaggaggaggagaggcgtcTATCGGACAGTGTCTACGCCCTGGCCGGTGTGTGTCCGGGCCGCGCGGTGACGGGCGGGGTGTCGTGGGCGGCTGTAGCTGATCTGGTGGGAACGCGGTCGGAGAAACAGTGTCGCTCTAAATGGCTCAACTACCTCAACTGGAAACAGAGTGGAGGGACGGAGTGGACCAAAGACCAGGATCTCAGCTTAGTACACAG gataGTGGAGTTGGATGTGGATGACGAGAATGAGTTAAAGTGGGAGGAGCTAGCGGGGGGGTGGAGCAGTGTTCGCTCTCCTCAGTGGCTCAGATCTAAGTGGTGGAGCATCAAGAGACAAGTAGCCAATCACAAGGAACTGCCCTTCCACG tgttacTGAAGGGTCTTCAGGAGTTGATGGAGACTCAGGTGCCGTTAGGGGCGGGCCCTGGGCCAGGTAGCCCTTCCCTGCAGATCCGAGTCACGCGATTGGAGGAGTGCTGTAGCTCCCCCTCCCGGCCCGTCACAGCACTGCAGATCCCCCTGCAGATCACACACCTGG acagtgctggtgtgtgtgtgtgtgagttggtgtgtgtgtactga
- the dmtf1 gene encoding cyclin-D-binding Myb-like transcription factor 1 isoform X2, translating to MSTGEDEDSVTLESVNSVTLTQDSDGSIILHCPPHVSEGDESFEVTMTATDDSDITEEGVAQIQILQSEDPQNSEEISPVSQAWFTTKEDKDTLVNKGHKWKQGMWSKEEIDLLMSNIQQYVKGRGMEDPAEIIFEMSKEERKDFYRSVAWGLNRPLFAVYRRVLRMYDNRNHVGKYSPEEINKLKELRQQHGNDWATIGAALGRSASSVKDRCRLMKDTCNTGKWSEEEERRLSDSVYALAGVCPGRAVTGGVSWAAVADLVGTRSEKQCRSKWLNYLNWKQSGGTEWTKDQDLSLVHRIVELDVDDENELKWEELAGGWSSVRSPQWLRSKWWSIKRQVANHKELPFHVLLKGLQELMETQVPLGAGPGPGSPSLQIRVTRLEECCSSPSRPVTALQIPLQITHLVLVSVTQRPSPSTLLLCRPYRSYLLSTCTLQGLQGHTSFRQQPIRACRSAFPAIPPSH from the exons atgAGCACGGGGGAAGACGAGGACTCGGTGACCCTGGAGTCTGTCAACTCGGTCACTCTCACCCAGGACAGCGACGGCAGCATCATACTACACTGTCCTCCACACG TGTCAGAGGGAGACGAGAGCTTCGAGGTGACTATGACCGCCACCGACGACAGTGACATTACGGAAGAGGGGGTGGCCCAGATACAG atcttGCAGAGTGAGGATCCTCAGAACAGTGAAGAGATATCTCCTGTCAGCCAGGCCTGGTTCACCACCAAGGAGGATAAAGACACACTGGTTAACAAAG GTCATAAGTGGAAACAAGGCATGTGGTCTAAAGAGGAGATCGACCTCCTGATGAGCAACATCCAACAATATgtgaag ggtcgGGGAATGGAGGACCCAGCtgagatcatctttgagatgtctAAGGAGGAGCGTAAGGATTTCTACCGCAGCGTGGCCTGGGGTCTGAACCGACCGCTGTTCGCCGTCTACCGACGAGTCCTCCGCATGTACGATAACCGCAACCATGTGGGCAA GTACTCTCCTGAGGAGATCAACAAGCTGAAAGA GCTGAGACAGCAGCATGGTAATGACTGGGCCACCATAGGAGCCGCTCTGGGCCGCAGCGCCTCATCTGTTAAAGACCGCTGCCGACTAATGAAGGACACCTGCAACACAG ggaagtggagtgaggaggaggagaggcgtcTATCGGACAGTGTCTACGCCCTGGCCGGTGTGTGTCCGGGCCGCGCGGTGACGGGCGGGGTGTCGTGGGCGGCTGTAGCTGATCTGGTGGGAACGCGGTCGGAGAAACAGTGTCGCTCTAAATGGCTCAACTACCTCAACTGGAAACAGAGTGGAGGGACGGAGTGGACCAAAGACCAGGATCTCAGCTTAGTACACAG gataGTGGAGTTGGATGTGGATGACGAGAATGAGTTAAAGTGGGAGGAGCTAGCGGGGGGGTGGAGCAGTGTTCGCTCTCCTCAGTGGCTCAGATCTAAGTGGTGGAGCATCAAGAGACAAGTAGCCAATCACAAGGAACTGCCCTTCCACG tgttacTGAAGGGTCTTCAGGAGTTGATGGAGACTCAGGTGCCGTTAGGGGCGGGCCCTGGGCCAGGTAGCCCTTCCCTGCAGATCCGAGTCACGCGATTGGAGGAGTGCTGTAGCTCCCCCTCCCGGCCCGTCACAGCACTGCAGATCCCCCTGCAGATCACACACCTGG TGCTGGTGTCAGTGACACAGAGACCATCACCCTCAACACTGCTGCTCTGCAGACCTTACAGATCCTACCT tctttcCACCTGCACCCTACAGGGACTCCAGGGACATACTTCCTTcagacagcagccaatcagaGCCTGCCGCTCAGCCTTTCCAGCAATCCCACCGTCACACTGA
- the dmtf1 gene encoding cyclin-D-binding Myb-like transcription factor 1 isoform X1, giving the protein MSTGEDEDSVTLESVNSVTLTQDSDGSIILHCPPHVSEGDESFEVTMTATDDSDITEEGVAQIQILQSEDPQNSEEISPVSQAWFTTKEDKDTLVNKGHKWKQGMWSKEEIDLLMSNIQQYVKGRGMEDPAEIIFEMSKEERKDFYRSVAWGLNRPLFAVYRRVLRMYDNRNHVGKYSPEEINKLKELRQQHGNDWATIGAALGRSASSVKDRCRLMKDTCNTGKWSEEEERRLSDSVYALAGVCPGRAVTGGVSWAAVADLVGTRSEKQCRSKWLNYLNWKQSGGTEWTKDQDLSLVHRIVELDVDDENELKWEELAGGWSSVRSPQWLRSKWWSIKRQVANHKELPFHVLLKGLQELMETQVPLGAGPGPGSPSLQIRVTRLEECCSSPSRPVTALQIPLQITHLDSAGVSDTETITLNTAALQTLQILPSFHLHPTGTPGTYFLQTAANQSLPLSLSSNPTVTLTASSSPSSPEHIILHSLSVSVRDGATFTERVNCQLAPPPRPQNTSSYTASR; this is encoded by the exons atgAGCACGGGGGAAGACGAGGACTCGGTGACCCTGGAGTCTGTCAACTCGGTCACTCTCACCCAGGACAGCGACGGCAGCATCATACTACACTGTCCTCCACACG TGTCAGAGGGAGACGAGAGCTTCGAGGTGACTATGACCGCCACCGACGACAGTGACATTACGGAAGAGGGGGTGGCCCAGATACAG atcttGCAGAGTGAGGATCCTCAGAACAGTGAAGAGATATCTCCTGTCAGCCAGGCCTGGTTCACCACCAAGGAGGATAAAGACACACTGGTTAACAAAG GTCATAAGTGGAAACAAGGCATGTGGTCTAAAGAGGAGATCGACCTCCTGATGAGCAACATCCAACAATATgtgaag ggtcgGGGAATGGAGGACCCAGCtgagatcatctttgagatgtctAAGGAGGAGCGTAAGGATTTCTACCGCAGCGTGGCCTGGGGTCTGAACCGACCGCTGTTCGCCGTCTACCGACGAGTCCTCCGCATGTACGATAACCGCAACCATGTGGGCAA GTACTCTCCTGAGGAGATCAACAAGCTGAAAGA GCTGAGACAGCAGCATGGTAATGACTGGGCCACCATAGGAGCCGCTCTGGGCCGCAGCGCCTCATCTGTTAAAGACCGCTGCCGACTAATGAAGGACACCTGCAACACAG ggaagtggagtgaggaggaggagaggcgtcTATCGGACAGTGTCTACGCCCTGGCCGGTGTGTGTCCGGGCCGCGCGGTGACGGGCGGGGTGTCGTGGGCGGCTGTAGCTGATCTGGTGGGAACGCGGTCGGAGAAACAGTGTCGCTCTAAATGGCTCAACTACCTCAACTGGAAACAGAGTGGAGGGACGGAGTGGACCAAAGACCAGGATCTCAGCTTAGTACACAG gataGTGGAGTTGGATGTGGATGACGAGAATGAGTTAAAGTGGGAGGAGCTAGCGGGGGGGTGGAGCAGTGTTCGCTCTCCTCAGTGGCTCAGATCTAAGTGGTGGAGCATCAAGAGACAAGTAGCCAATCACAAGGAACTGCCCTTCCACG tgttacTGAAGGGTCTTCAGGAGTTGATGGAGACTCAGGTGCCGTTAGGGGCGGGCCCTGGGCCAGGTAGCCCTTCCCTGCAGATCCGAGTCACGCGATTGGAGGAGTGCTGTAGCTCCCCCTCCCGGCCCGTCACAGCACTGCAGATCCCCCTGCAGATCACACACCTGG ACAGTGCTGGTGTCAGTGACACAGAGACCATCACCCTCAACACTGCTGCTCTGCAGACCTTACAGATCCTACCT tctttcCACCTGCACCCTACAGGGACTCCAGGGACATACTTCCTTcagacagcagccaatcagaGCCTGCCGCTCAGCCTTTCCAGCAATCCCACCGTCACACTGACGGCTAGCTCCTCCCCCTCGTCCCCAGAACACATCATCCTACACAGCCTCTCGGTGAGTGTTAGGGACGGAGCCACGTTTACAGAACGGGTCAACTGTCAGCTAGCTCCTCCCCCTCGTCCCCAGAACACATCATCCTACACAGCCTCTCGGTGA